One genomic segment of Chryseobacterium phocaeense includes these proteins:
- a CDS encoding zinc-binding dehydrogenase — protein MKAIEIKNYGGLEVLQLTEAVVPSITDQSQVLVKVRATSVNPLDYQVRRGDYPAVFDLPVITGHDIAGEVIATGEAVKKWRPGDKVYYSPRFGSSGSYAEYHLTDESSLSRMPENLNYEEAAAIPLIGGTVWEMLVVRAKLKKGDTILIPGGAGGVGTLAIQVAKSLGAFVYTTAQSVLHDQLRDLGADVVIDHHNKNYMEEVLAHTKGRGVDVIIDTIGGSMLADGPLALASYGQIVTLVDIARPQNLIHAWERNATYHFVFTRQSRDELHHITELIEAGHIKPVIDSVYPIEAIRDAHHRMEDSKRERPLFGKIVLSL, from the coding sequence ATGAAAGCAATTGAAATCAAAAATTATGGAGGGCTGGAAGTTCTTCAGTTAACCGAAGCGGTTGTTCCTTCTATAACGGATCAATCCCAGGTGCTCGTGAAAGTAAGGGCTACTTCTGTAAATCCCCTTGACTATCAGGTAAGAAGGGGAGATTATCCGGCGGTATTTGATTTGCCTGTTATAACCGGTCATGACATTGCAGGTGAGGTTATAGCAACAGGTGAGGCCGTAAAAAAGTGGCGGCCCGGCGACAAAGTCTATTATTCTCCACGTTTTGGGAGTTCCGGGAGCTATGCAGAGTATCATCTGACAGACGAATCATCACTTTCCCGAATGCCGGAGAATCTTAATTATGAGGAAGCGGCAGCTATTCCGCTGATTGGAGGAACAGTGTGGGAGATGCTTGTGGTGCGGGCTAAGCTTAAAAAAGGGGATACCATTCTTATTCCCGGAGGCGCCGGGGGTGTTGGAACGCTCGCCATACAGGTTGCCAAATCTCTTGGAGCTTTTGTATACACAACAGCGCAAAGCGTTTTACATGATCAACTCAGAGATCTTGGGGCGGATGTTGTTATTGATCACCATAATAAAAACTATATGGAAGAAGTTTTAGCGCATACAAAAGGAAGAGGGGTGGATGTAATTATAGATACAATAGGAGGAAGCATGCTGGCAGATGGCCCTCTTGCCTTGGCAAGCTATGGTCAGATTGTAACATTGGTTGATATTGCACGGCCACAAAACTTAATTCACGCGTGGGAAAGAAATGCTACCTACCATTTTGTTTTTACCCGTCAAAGCAGGGATGAGCTCCATCATATTACGGAACTAATTGAAGCGGGACATATAAAGCCGGTGATAGACAGTGTATACCCTATTGAAGCCATCAGAGATGCCCATCACAGAATGGAAGATTCAAAACGGGAACGCCCTTTATTTGGAAAAATTGTACTTTCACTATAA
- a CDS encoding ArsR/SmtB family transcription factor, giving the protein MELIMVFKALSNQTRINILIWLKEPRLHFPAEELEDYDPNLGVCVSDITKKAGLSPSTTSDYLSSLQKCGLIEATRAGQWTYYKRNEGAIDTLNQLIQKAF; this is encoded by the coding sequence ATGGAATTAATAATGGTTTTTAAAGCGCTCAGTAATCAAACCCGGATCAACATACTGATCTGGCTTAAAGAACCGCGTCTCCATTTTCCTGCGGAGGAATTAGAGGATTATGATCCTAACTTGGGAGTCTGTGTAAGCGACATTACCAAAAAGGCAGGTCTGTCTCCATCCACCACATCCGATTATCTGAGCTCACTGCAGAAATGTGGTCTTATTGAAGCGACCAGAGCTGGGCAGTGGACCTACTACAAGCGTAATGAAGGGGCGATTGATACACTCAATCAACTCATTCAGAAGGCATTTTAA
- a CDS encoding bacteriocin-like protein has protein sequence MKNLKKLSKKELRTIDGGALGCPAPATTCVQWCTWTPQQRLMCRNMIMDPDPCDC, from the coding sequence ATGAAAAATCTGAAGAAATTGTCTAAAAAAGAATTAAGAACAATCGACGGAGGAGCTTTAGGATGTCCTGCTCCCGCTACTACCTGTGTTCAATGGTGTACATGGACGCCACAGCAGAGACTGATGTGCAGAAACATGATTATGGATCCGGATCCATGCGATTGTTAA
- the rpmA gene encoding 50S ribosomal protein L27, whose translation MAHKKGVGSSKNGRESHSKRLGVKIFGGQEAIAGNIIIRQRGTQHHPGENVGMGKDHTLFALVDGKVVFRKKANNRSFVSVEPNA comes from the coding sequence ATGGCACACAAGAAAGGAGTCGGTAGTTCCAAGAACGGTAGAGAGTCTCACTCTAAAAGATTAGGTGTGAAGATTTTCGGAGGTCAAGAAGCTATTGCCGGAAATATTATTATCAGACAGAGAGGTACACAGCACCACCCGGGTGAAAACGTGGGTATGGGTAAAGACCACACTTTGTTTGCACTAGTAGACGGTAAAGTAGTTTTCAGAAAGAAAGCAAACAACAGATCTTTCGTATCTGTAGAACCAAACGCATAA
- the rplU gene encoding 50S ribosomal protein L21: protein MFAIVEIAGLQYKVEQDQKLFVNRLKGEKGDKVSFDKILLTVNGSITVGAPAVSGITVDAEILDHVKADKVIVFKKKRRKGYQVKNGHRQSLTQIKITGITGFDGGSKKAAKKETVKAEVLSDNATVNFGEDHELNYHLKKNNLSQSKENRETLITLGKAVKVELEKTVLTHEEVDAAIIKNIDQFKALNK from the coding sequence ATGTTTGCAATTGTAGAAATAGCAGGGCTTCAATACAAAGTTGAGCAAGACCAGAAGTTGTTTGTAAACCGTTTGAAAGGAGAAAAAGGAGACAAAGTTTCTTTTGATAAAATTCTTCTTACTGTAAACGGTTCAATCACTGTAGGCGCCCCAGCTGTAAGCGGAATCACTGTAGATGCAGAGATCCTTGACCACGTAAAAGCTGATAAAGTAATCGTTTTCAAAAAGAAAAGAAGAAAAGGTTACCAGGTGAAAAACGGTCACAGACAATCTTTAACTCAAATTAAAATCACTGGTATCACTGGTTTTGATGGAGGTTCTAAGAAGGCTGCTAAAAAAGAAACGGTGAAGGCTGAAGTTCTTTCAGACAACGCAACGGTTAACTTTGGTGAAGATCACGAACTGAACTATCACTTAAAGAAAAACAACCTTTCTCAGTCTAAAGAAAACAGAGAAACTTTAATTACTTTAGGTAAAGCAGTTAAAGTTGAATTAGAAAAGACTGTTCTTACTCATGAAGAAGTAGATGCTGCTATCATTAAGAACATCGATCAATTTAAAGCACTTAATAAATAA
- a CDS encoding neutral zinc metallopeptidase translates to MKRNFKFCLLAGAIAAFSLSACRDDKMEESVLPEAQSESAKIDQPGDLEKICSYVDQYWSSTAVLKTGLQNTADTNFMNAQMTKIASLWGRSNPTLRFVDDPSNFNSTYNAISYSTGKIYYGYAIYADAKNKGGDIVNAMILAHEYGHQLQYIFNLPSVNESTARPNELEADGFAGYYLRRPNGYNKTSFAEIAAAYEFAQSIGDYQTTSSNHHGTPPQRRSAVRLGFLLGQYDLSASSFDYNFFYYYQGVLNGTYKMGKNSANPELDAYMSQYMDELRKIQTGEISAEEFKHLK, encoded by the coding sequence ATGAAAAGAAACTTCAAATTCTGCCTTTTGGCAGGAGCCATTGCCGCATTCTCACTGTCTGCGTGCCGTGATGACAAAATGGAAGAATCCGTACTTCCGGAAGCCCAATCAGAAAGCGCTAAGATAGACCAGCCCGGAGATCTTGAAAAAATCTGTTCTTACGTAGATCAATACTGGAGCTCCACTGCCGTCCTGAAAACGGGTCTTCAAAACACCGCAGACACCAATTTCATGAACGCCCAGATGACTAAAATTGCCAGTCTGTGGGGAAGAAGCAATCCTACGCTTCGTTTTGTAGATGATCCCTCAAATTTCAATTCTACTTACAACGCAATTTCTTATTCTACAGGAAAAATTTACTATGGGTACGCCATCTACGCTGATGCAAAAAACAAAGGCGGAGATATCGTTAACGCCATGATCCTTGCCCATGAGTATGGCCACCAGCTTCAGTACATTTTTAATCTTCCTTCTGTAAATGAATCTACAGCCAGACCTAATGAACTGGAAGCAGACGGTTTTGCAGGCTACTACCTGAGAAGACCAAACGGCTATAACAAAACAAGCTTTGCAGAAATTGCCGCTGCTTATGAATTTGCACAAAGTATCGGAGATTACCAGACGACCAGCTCAAACCACCACGGAACACCTCCTCAGAGAAGATCCGCTGTACGTTTAGGCTTCCTTCTTGGACAGTATGATCTTAGTGCTTCCAGTTTTGACTACAACTTCTTCTATTATTACCAGGGCGTATTAAACGGAACTTATAAAATGGGTAAAAACTCAGCAAATCCGGAACTTGACGCTTATATGAGTCAATATATGGACGAGCTCAGAAAAATCCAGACCGGGGAAATCTCTGCGGAAGAATTCAAACATCTTAAATAA
- a CDS encoding acyltransferase family protein: MNRDLYIDFAKGMATLSIIFIHTAFWSGQFYIPAEVRVFSLVFDVALFYALSGITSGSNVEKTFYRLLKLQITYMIFVTFLFFMDYFFKVFGLTFFSLEWLQSFYSTFGSKYATTGVSDIPQWQNLGNWYLHQYTNADTFPVVMGSFWYLKVYFILAVFGVLILRFFPKHVNWFIALCFILTLTFNIFPEYYPAGQVGYVAFYLAVFLIAHQMRGKTIPAKIIPVLYGLVAAALIWMFWYYGGEIFYKINKNKFPPRIPYIIWSLFSLTTLFVLYNRLKITKENFVTHIGKNAIFFYFAQGLSSSLVYFIVVPLKENMPWWVLMVIIYIINVILAFIIAAGLKKVDDLGWKVLEFLRKKTAI; the protein is encoded by the coding sequence ATGAATAGAGATCTCTATATTGATTTTGCCAAAGGAATGGCAACCCTTTCCATTATATTTATCCATACCGCTTTCTGGTCCGGCCAGTTTTATATTCCGGCAGAAGTACGGGTATTTTCCCTGGTATTTGACGTAGCCCTGTTCTATGCCCTCAGCGGAATCACTTCAGGTTCAAACGTTGAAAAAACATTCTACAGGTTACTGAAACTTCAGATCACCTATATGATCTTTGTGACCTTCCTGTTCTTCATGGATTATTTTTTCAAGGTATTCGGGCTCACATTTTTCTCTCTGGAATGGCTGCAAAGTTTTTATTCCACTTTCGGTTCAAAATATGCCACAACAGGCGTATCCGATATCCCGCAGTGGCAGAATCTGGGCAACTGGTACCTCCATCAGTATACCAACGCAGATACATTCCCAGTGGTTATGGGAAGTTTCTGGTACCTGAAGGTCTATTTCATCCTTGCCGTTTTTGGTGTGCTGATTTTAAGATTTTTCCCGAAACATGTCAATTGGTTTATCGCATTATGCTTTATTCTGACTTTAACATTCAATATTTTCCCGGAATATTATCCTGCCGGTCAGGTGGGTTATGTAGCTTTCTATCTCGCCGTTTTTTTGATTGCACACCAGATGCGTGGAAAAACCATCCCCGCAAAGATCATCCCTGTACTGTATGGATTAGTGGCTGCAGCGCTGATATGGATGTTCTGGTATTACGGAGGTGAGATCTTTTATAAGATCAACAAAAACAAATTCCCTCCAAGGATTCCATACATTATCTGGTCACTGTTCTCCCTCACTACCCTGTTTGTTCTTTACAACAGATTAAAGATTACGAAAGAGAATTTTGTGACCCACATCGGGAAAAATGCCATCTTTTTTTACTTCGCTCAGGGTTTAAGTTCTTCATTGGTCTATTTCATTGTGGTTCCTCTAAAGGAAAATATGCCTTGGTGGGTTCTGATGGTGATTATTTATATCATTAATGTTATCCTTGCATTCATCATTGCTGCCGGATTGAAAAAAGTGGATGATCTGGGTTGGAAAGTTTTGGAGTTTTTAAGAAAAAAAACGGCTATTTAA
- the miaE gene encoding tRNA-(ms[2]io[6]A)-hydroxylase — MFKLKLPTDPRWANIAEENIEEILTDHAWCEQKAATNAIGLITMLPEYSEIVTELLAIAQEELDHFNQVHEIIKKRGYTFGRARKDDYVNELARFIIQGSREDLIVDKMLFAAMIEARSCERFKVLTENIKDEELKAFYKELMISEANHYTTFIGFARQLGDPEKVNQRWEAWLEYEANIIKSYGNKESIHG, encoded by the coding sequence ATGTTTAAGTTGAAACTTCCTACCGACCCAAGGTGGGCGAATATTGCAGAGGAAAACATTGAAGAAATCTTAACGGACCATGCCTGGTGCGAGCAAAAAGCAGCAACCAACGCCATCGGTCTGATTACAATGCTTCCCGAATATTCGGAGATCGTAACGGAACTTCTCGCCATCGCGCAGGAAGAACTGGATCATTTCAACCAGGTGCACGAAATCATAAAAAAAAGAGGCTATACCTTCGGAAGAGCCCGGAAAGATGATTATGTGAATGAGCTTGCCAGATTTATCATCCAGGGAAGCCGTGAAGACTTAATTGTTGATAAAATGCTTTTTGCCGCAATGATTGAGGCCAGAAGCTGTGAAAGGTTTAAAGTACTGACCGAAAATATCAAAGATGAAGAGCTTAAAGCTTTTTACAAAGAACTGATGATCTCTGAAGCCAATCACTACACGACATTTATAGGATTTGCAAGACAGCTGGGCGACCCTGAAAAAGTGAACCAGCGCTGGGAGGCATGGCTCGAATATGAAGCCAATATTATTAAATCTTACGGAAACAAAGAATCCATTCACGGTTAA
- a CDS encoding DUF502 domain-containing protein, which yields MKKPTFENIANFFLKNFFQGLVIIGPIGLTIFVIWYIVSAIDNIIPSVAKEIPGLVFVSTILITAILGYLGNKFVVGRFFFDTMDSLLEKTPGVKHIYTPTKDVMSSFVGDKKKFNDPVWVKTNENPEIWRIGFLTQKEMSDVEKHNYVAVYLPHSYAISGWVIVTEEKNIKPVVGMTAASAMKFAVSGGVAGFHSDDNIFKAPE from the coding sequence TTGAAAAAACCGACCTTCGAGAATATTGCCAATTTTTTTCTGAAAAATTTCTTTCAGGGACTTGTGATTATCGGTCCTATCGGGCTTACCATTTTTGTCATCTGGTATATCGTAAGCGCTATTGACAATATTATTCCTTCCGTGGCAAAGGAAATCCCGGGACTGGTTTTCGTTTCAACCATCCTGATCACAGCCATCCTTGGCTATCTGGGAAATAAATTCGTAGTGGGAAGGTTCTTTTTTGATACCATGGACAGCCTGCTGGAGAAAACTCCGGGAGTAAAACATATTTATACGCCTACAAAGGACGTTATGTCCTCATTTGTAGGCGACAAAAAGAAATTCAACGATCCTGTCTGGGTTAAAACCAATGAAAATCCGGAGATCTGGAGAATTGGTTTTTTAACGCAAAAAGAAATGTCGGATGTTGAAAAACACAATTACGTTGCGGTATATCTGCCCCATTCCTATGCCATCTCAGGATGGGTAATTGTGACTGAAGAAAAAAACATCAAGCCTGTAGTAGGCATGACTGCAGCTTCTGCCATGAAATTTGCAGTAAGCGGCGGTGTCGCAGGATTCCATTCGGACGACAATATTTTTAAAGCTCCGGAATAA